One Fulvia fulva chromosome 8, complete sequence DNA window includes the following coding sequences:
- a CDS encoding ATP-dependent RNA helicase dbp10, with amino-acid sequence MVRAASPALSENEFDISKSLFGGQDAGSDSDNDFSKEASQFGGKAAEDLALDSDDGADEAFIAATQAAANRKSENKNAKKAGAFQTMGLNTHLLKAITRKGFSVPTPIQRKTIPLILDGQDVVGMARTGSGKTAAFVIPMIEKLKSHSAKVGARAMVLSPSRELALQTLKVVKEMGKGTDLRTTLLVGGDSLEDQFGSMASNPDIIIATPGRFEHLKVEMGLELSSVTYVVFDEADRLFEMGFAAQLHEIMYSLPPNRQTLLFSATLPKSLVEFARAGLQDPKLVRLDAESKIAPGLQSAFFTVKRSEKEGALLHILQDVIQMPTGETEAVKKAKEPKKNDKKRKRGPEGPSANETPSQHSTVVFTATKHHVEYLANFLKSFGYAVSYVYGALDQTARKMQVEDFRKGMTNIMVVTDVAARGIDIPVLANVINYDFPSQPKVFVHRVGRTARAGKEGWAYSLITSPDLPYLLDLQLFLSRKLVLGRAENDPSMFKESIVIGAMKRDKLEQYDEEVKKLLHEDDDLKLMQDVAGKGEKQYMRTRNAAAAESVKRAKDLTTSERYAEANMLFDADGHANVEQQRLDMLARVSGFRPKETVFEVGKRGVAQEAAEIQAIKRRRAKIEAKPKNQKDEDSDIEVEVNGAAEQSSYLDDGDDSDEDLILTQPNGVDMDEASDTELRLTFSAPEDPATKYKKKKTTGKDEEFFMGYNPSTINMAEDKAYGVNSGGTNSHFLNDARGATMDLINDESSGFKEATKAKGLRWDKKSKKYVARANDEDGSKGQKMIKGESGQKIAASFKSGRFDAWRKANRVERLPRVGEQERANSHHANSEGGKRFKHKQERAPKEADKFRDDYYKRKKKVDAAREKRVGKFADGKGKSEIRGVEDVRKLRKLQDRRKDKNARPQRKGK; translated from the coding sequence CGCTTTTTGGTGGGCAAGATGCCGGCAGCGACAGCGACAACGacttctcgaaggaagcatCACAGTTTGGCGGCAAAGCAGCAGAGGATCTTGCTCTGGACAGCGACGATGGCGCGGACGAAGCCTTTATTGCCGCAACACAGGCTGCGGCGAACCGGAAGAGCGAGAATAAGAATGCAAAGAAAGCTGGGGCGTTTCAGACCATGGGCTTGAACACCCACCTCTTGAAGGCCATTACCCGGAAAGGATTCTCTGTGCCGACACCGATCCAGCGCAAGACGATTCCATTGATTCTGGATGGGCAAGATGTGGTGGGTATGGCCAGGACAGGGTCTGGAAAAACAGCTGCATTCGTTATACCCATGATCGAGAAGTTGAAGAGCCACAGCGCAAAAGTGGGCGCGAGAGCGATGGTGTTGAGTCCGAGCCGAGAGTTGGCGTTGCAGACGCTGAAGGTCGTGAAAGAGATGGGCAAAGGTACAGATCTGCGGACGACACTCTTGGTAGGCGGAGACAGTTTAGAGGATCAGTTCGGCAGCATGGCAAGCAACCCGGACATCATCATTGCTACACCGGGACGATTCGAGCATCTGAAAGTGGAAATGGGCCTGGAGCTGTCAAGTGTCACGTACGTTGTATTCGACGAGGCAGATCGGTTGTTCGAGATGGGTTTCGCTGCACAACTGCACGAGATTATGTACTCTCTGCCGCCGAACAGACAAACTTTACTCTTCTCTGCCACTCTCCCGAAGAGCTTGGTAGAATTCGCAAGAGCAGGTCTACAAGATCCAAAGCTGGTGCGATTGGATGCAGAGAGCAAGATTGCGCCAGGTCTGCAGAGCGCCTTCTTCACCGTGAAGCGGTCGGAGAAGGAGGGAGCACTTCTGCACATTCTGCAAGACGTGATTCAGATGCCCACTGGAGAGACAGAAGCCGTCAAGAAAGCAAAGGAGCCTAAGAAGAACGACAAGAAACGCAAGCGAGGACCAGAGGGACCATCTGCAAATGAAACACCATCCCAGCATTCGACAGTTGTGTTCACCGCGACCAAGCATCATGTGGAGTACTTGGCCAACTTCCTCAAATCCTTTGGCTACGCAGTGTCGTACGTGTACGGTGCTCTTGATCAGACAGCTCGCAAGATGCAAGTCGAGGACTTCCGAAAGGGCATGACCAACATCATGGTTGTCACCGATGTCGCGGCTCGAGGTATCGATATCCCCGTCCTGGCCAATGTCATCAACTATGACTTTCCTTCACAACCAAAGGTCTTTGTACATCGTGTTGGACGAACTGCAAGAGCTGGTAAGGAGGGCTGGGCGTACAGCTTAATCACCAGTCCTGACCTGCCATACTTGCTTGATCTTCAGCTGTTCTTAAGCAGGAAACTTGTACTTGGTCGGGCTGAGAATGATCCGAGCATGTTCAAGGAGTCGATTGTAATTGGCGCTATGAAACGAGATAAGCTTGAGCAGTATGACGAGGAGGTCAAAAAGCTGCTGCACGAGGATGATGATCTCAAACTCATGCAAGATGTGGCGGGCAAGGGCGAGAAGCAGTACATGAGGACGAGAAACGCTGCAGCTGCTGAGAGTGTTAAGCGAGCAAAGGACCTGACCACAAGCGAACGCTATGCCGAGGCGAATATGCTATTCGATGCGGACGGACATGCGAATGTTGAGCAACAACGACTTGATATGCTTGCAAGAGTGAGCGGCTTCAGGCCGAAGGAGACTGTCTTTGAAGTGGGCAAGAGAGGTGTAGCACAAGAGGCGGCAGAGATACAGGCCATCAAGCGACGAAGGGCGAAGATAGAGGCTAAGCCGAAGAACCAAAAGGACGAAGATAGCGATATCGAGGTGGAAGTCAATGGCGCTGCAGAACAGTCATCATACTTAGACGACGGCGACGACTCTGACGAAGATCTCATCTTGACACAGCCCAACGGCGTCGACATGGACGAAGCCTCCGACACCGAGCTTAGACTTACCTTCTCTGCACCCGAGGACCCTGCAACCAAATACAAAAAGAAGAAAACCAccggcaaagacgaggagtTTTTCATGGGCTACAACCCTTCAACCATCAACATGGCCGAAGACAAAGCCTACGGCGTCAACTCTGGCGGCACGAATTCTCACTTCCTCAACGATGCCCGCGGCGCTACGATGGACCTGATCAACGACGAATCATCCGGCTTTAAAGAAGCCACCAAAGCCAAAGGTCTCCGCTGGGACAAGAAGAGCAAAAAGTACGTCGCCCGCGCCAACGACGAAGACGGCAGTAAAGGTCAAAAAATGATCAAAGGCGAATCTGGGCAGAAGATTGCAGCCTCTTTCAAATCTGGTCGCTTCGATGCGTGGCGAAAAGCTAATCGAGTCGAACGTCTTCCGCGAGTTGGTGAGCAGGAACGTGCCAACTCGCACCATGCCAACAGTGAGGGCGGAAAGAGGTTCAAGCACAAGCAGGAGAGGGCGCCGAAGGAGGCAGATAAATTCAGAGATGATTACTACAAGAGGAAGAAGAAGGTCGATGCGGCGAGGGAGAAGCGGGTGGGCAAGTTTGCGGATGGCAAGGGCAAGAGCGAGATTCGGGGTGTTGAGGATGTGAGGAAGTTGAGGAAGTTGCAGGATCGGAGGAAGGATAAGAATGCGAGGCCGCAGAGGAAGGGGAAGTAG
- a CDS encoding Ethionine resistance-conferring protein 1 — translation MSHSEPIKSPTGHRGRSESPQTSRSFGTSYRSQHGGDSRIAAIAEEAIAQDLQDGEFTEDDNVQDGGELGAALSRTNTRDMPDMGPHSMTGYHRRPSYMAATPRPFLGTQQPESIVPVEQDWEAAIGEERSLLRDNNLIPPKHPRNRRDGESSQGHGLRKVLSMSFSGRKKSVVAVDEEDGISPSETTALLPGGRDPSAPYGGEDTPENIAKKWEEAVEAGKINTTWQRETKVLSRYSGPLILTFILQNSLTLASVFTVGHIGKNELGAVSLGSMTANITGYAVYHGLATSLDTLCAQAYGSGNKKLVGLYLQRMVFFLWAITIPIAIIWLAGTEILDYIVPEREIAELAGAYLKVLIIGAPGYACFEASKRYVQAQGRFDATLYVLLIAAPLNILMHYLFVWVFKWGFIGCPIAVVVTECLMPLLLFLYVRFVGGMECWPGFTRKAFTNWGPMVRLALPGLVMVLAEFLAFEILTLASARISATHLAANTVLQSLSVLTYQLPFPLSIAASTRVANLIGAGLPQAAKVTTKVTFIMGIFIGVFNMVLLSSLRSYIPWLYTSEADVVALAAATLPVCAAFQLFDSLAAQCNGLLRGLGKQEAGGYINLFAYYVIALPLSFGLGFGIHWDLIGLWAGPALGLGIVSAVEGIYIYRTSYEKASEEAAGRNAQG, via the coding sequence ATGAGCCACAGCGAACCCATCAAATCGCCGACAGGCCACAGAGGGCGCAGCGAATCACCACAGACGTCACGAAGCTTTGGCACAAGCTACAGATCACAGCATGGGGGAGACAGCAGGATCGCCGCAATCGCAGAGGAAGCTATCGCGCAAGATCTGCAAGATGGAGAGTTCACAGAGGACGACAATGTGCAAGATGGAGGCGAGCTGGGAGCTGCGCTGAGCAGGACGAATACGCGGGATATGCCGGATATGGGACCTCATTCCATGACCGGATACCACAGGCGACCATCGTACATGGCTGCGACACCGAGGCCGTTTCTGGGAACTCAGCAGCCAGAGTCGATAGTGCCTGTTGAGCAGGACTGGGAAGCTGCCATCGGTGAAGAGAGGAGTCTGCTCAGAGACAACAACCTCATCCCGCCAAAGCACCCGCGAAACAGAAGGGACGGCGAGAGCTCACAGGGACATGGCTTGAGAAAAGTGTTGAGCATGAGCTTTAGCGGGAGGAAGAAGAGCGTAGTCGCAGTGGACGAAGAAGATGGAATTTCACCTTCCGAAACAACAGCGCTCCTTCCCGGAGGCCGTGATCCCAGTGCACCGTATGGCGGCGAAGACACACCAGAAAACATTGCCAAGAAGTGGGAAGAAGCAGTTGAAGCGGGCAAAATCAACACCACCTGGCAGCGCGAGACGAAAGTTCTAAGCCGCTACTCCGGGCCCTTGATCCTGACTTTCATCCTGCAGAACTCTTTGACTTTGGCATCCGTCTTCACAGTAGGCCACATCGGCAAGAACGAACTCGGGGCAGTCTCACTAGGATCTATGACTGCCAACATAACCGGCTACGCAGTCTACCATGGTCTCGCTACGTCTTTAGACACCCTCTGCGCCCAGGCTTACGGCTCTGGAAACAAGAAACTTGTTGGTCTGTACCTCCAGCGCATGGTCTTCTTCCTTTGGGCGATCACAATTCCAATCGCGATCATCTGGCTAGCTGGTACTGAAATCCTTGACTACATCGTCCCGGAGCGCGAGATTGCCGAGCTTGCAGGCGCATATCTGAAGGTACTGATTATCGGAGCGCCAGGATATGCGTGCTTCGAGGCTTCGAAACGATATGTGCAAGCCCAGGGACGGTTCGATGCTACGCTATACGTGCTGCTTATTGCCGCGCCTCTGAACATCCTGATGCATTACCTCTTCGTCTGGGTCTTCAAGTGGGGCTTCATTGGTTGTCCTATCGCCGTGGTAGTGACCGAGTGCCTCATGCCCCTCCTCCTATTCCTCTACGTCCGCTTCGTCGGCGGGATGGAATGCTGGCCAGGCTTCACACGCAAAGCCTTCACGAACTGGGGTCCCATGGTACGACTCGCCCTTCCTGGCCTCGTCATGGTTTTGGCAGAATTCCTCGCATTCGAGATCCTCACGCTCGCATCGGCAAGAATCAGCGCTACGCACCTCGCAGCGAACACTGTCCTCCAATCGCTCAGTGTCCTGACCTATCAACTCCCGTTCCCACTCTCCATCGCAGCGAGCACGCGAGTCGCCAACCTCATCGGCGCAGGCCTCCCGCAAGCGGCAAAAGTCACAACAAAAGTCACTTTCATCATGGGCATTTTCATCGGCGTTTTCAACATGGTCCTCCTCTCCTCCCTACGCTCCTACATTCCCTGGCTTTACACCTCCGAAGCGGACGTCGTGGCCCTCGCAGCCGCTACATTACCCGTCTGCGCTGCGTTCCAACTCTTCGATTCCCTCGCGGCTCAGTGCAACGGATTGCTGCGCGGCTTAGGAAAGCAGGAGGCGGGTGGGTACATCAACCTCTTTGCGTATTATGTCATTGCGCTGCCGTTGAGTTTCGGGCTTGGGTTTGGGATACACTGGGATCTTATTGGACTTTGGGCGGGACCTGCTTTGGGGCTGGGAATTGTGAGTGCGGTGGAAGGTATCTACATCTATCGGACGAGTTATGAGAAGGCTAGCGAGGAGGCGGCGGGGAGGAATGCACAGGGGTAG